One Hyphomicrobium sp. CS1GBMeth3 DNA window includes the following coding sequences:
- a CDS encoding GNAT family N-acetyltransferase, translating to MQVDLERGVWRPATERDLPAIVAIADEIHVAYPEDDAIIAERLRLYPRGCALLEVAGKPLAYTLTHPWHYAEPPALNVMLGALPEHATTYYIHDIALLSEVRGMGAAGAIVKAIIAEAEAAGAPNLSLVAVNGSVPFWSRFGFVVTEEPALTKKLLTYDADARFMVRRIAG from the coding sequence ATGCAGGTCGATCTCGAGCGCGGAGTGTGGCGGCCGGCGACGGAGCGGGACCTTCCGGCTATCGTCGCCATCGCCGACGAGATCCACGTCGCCTATCCGGAGGACGATGCGATCATTGCCGAGCGACTGCGTCTGTACCCCCGCGGTTGCGCGTTGCTCGAGGTCGCAGGCAAGCCGCTGGCCTATACCCTCACCCATCCCTGGCACTACGCCGAGCCGCCCGCTTTGAACGTCATGCTCGGCGCGTTGCCCGAGCACGCCACGACCTATTACATCCACGACATCGCGCTGTTGTCCGAGGTGCGTGGCATGGGGGCGGCCGGCGCCATCGTGAAAGCCATCATCGCCGAGGCCGAGGCGGCCGGAGCCCCAAACCTGTCGCTCGTAGCGGTGAACGGGTCGGTGCCGTTCTGGAGCCGCTTTGGCTTCGTCGTCACCGAGGAGCCGGCGCTGACGAAGAAGCTGCTGACCTACGATGCCGACGCGCGCTTCATGGTCCGCCGGATCGCTGGTTAG
- the mutT gene encoding 8-oxo-dGTP diphosphatase MutT — MSKPILLVAAAALVDPDNRVLISRRPEGKSLAGLWEFPGGKVDAGETPEEALRRELMEELGIDVCETCLAPFTFASHTYNEFHLLMPLFLCRNWEGDAEPREGQEIAWVRAKRLADYPMPPADAPLVPWLRDLLG, encoded by the coding sequence ATGAGCAAACCCATTCTCCTGGTGGCCGCCGCGGCACTCGTCGATCCCGACAACCGCGTTTTGATCTCCAGGCGGCCGGAGGGAAAGTCGCTCGCCGGCCTGTGGGAGTTTCCGGGTGGCAAGGTCGACGCGGGAGAAACCCCCGAGGAGGCGTTACGCCGCGAGCTGATGGAAGAGCTCGGCATCGATGTTTGCGAGACGTGCCTCGCGCCATTCACGTTCGCGAGCCATACCTACAATGAATTCCACCTCTTGATGCCGCTGTTCCTCTGCCGCAACTGGGAGGGTGACGCGGAGCCCCGCGAGGGACAGGAGATCGCCTGGGTCCGCGCAAAACGCCTTGCCGACTACCCGATGCCGCCAGCCGATGCGCCGCTGGTCCCCTGGCTGCGCGATCTCCTGGGCTAG